One part of the Sporosarcina ureae genome encodes these proteins:
- a CDS encoding carbohydrate kinase family protein, whose translation MNNTPKTHVLIYGDIFVDYIATDKTNTKFKTFLGGATINVAAGVSRLGANSSLITVIGEDEDSNFAVNELETEGVDLTYALRSPKKKVNRVYVHLTPERDRVFANYIDDTPDLQVQPSDLDEQAFRKASILHICSGTMFHPTALATTKRAVELAKANDVYLSLDTNVRPLRWENEDICRSTILSFLHQTDLLKLTEEELAFLMKETDVQKALAGLAVYNIPVVMMTMGELGTLAVIEGKQHHVGVVPIEPVDTTGAGDAFIAGVLRGLHLHGKPNNLEEMLDYIRFGNKMGALCAMKSGALSAMPYADELGELE comes from the coding sequence ATGAATAACACCCCAAAAACACATGTCCTGATTTACGGAGATATTTTCGTGGACTATATTGCAACAGACAAAACCAACACGAAATTCAAGACGTTCCTCGGAGGTGCTACAATCAATGTGGCGGCAGGAGTTTCGCGCCTGGGTGCCAACTCTTCATTAATTACTGTAATCGGCGAAGATGAAGACTCGAACTTCGCAGTAAATGAACTGGAGACTGAAGGCGTCGATTTAACATATGCTTTACGATCTCCTAAGAAAAAAGTAAATCGTGTTTACGTTCATCTAACGCCAGAACGTGACCGTGTATTCGCGAACTATATAGATGACACGCCTGATCTACAGGTACAACCGAGCGACCTGGATGAACAGGCTTTCCGAAAGGCTTCCATATTACATATTTGCTCGGGTACAATGTTTCACCCGACCGCTCTAGCTACTACTAAAAGGGCTGTTGAATTAGCAAAGGCGAATGACGTGTATCTTTCACTAGATACTAATGTGAGACCACTTCGCTGGGAGAATGAAGACATATGTCGCAGTACGATTTTGTCATTTTTACATCAGACAGATTTGCTGAAATTAACGGAAGAAGAGCTAGCTTTTCTCATGAAGGAAACAGATGTGCAAAAAGCGCTGGCTGGACTTGCTGTATATAATATTCCTGTAGTTATGATGACGATGGGAGAACTGGGGACGCTTGCAGTAATTGAAGGCAAGCAACATCATGTAGGAGTCGTGCCAATTGAGCCGGTCGATACGACAGGTGCGGGGGATGCATTCATTGCGGGCGTACTTCGTGGACTTCATTTGCATGGTAAGCCAAATAATTTAGAAGAAATGCTGGATTATATACGTTTTGGCAATAAAATGGGAGCGTTATGCGCGATGAAATCAGGAGCTCTTTCTGCAATGCCATATGCGGATGAATTGGGCGAGTTAGAATAG
- a CDS encoding CoxG family protein, with protein sequence MPNSTKEIKVAATPQQVWSFLIDVDQWAPLIPGYIEHEKSNDQQFKWKFRADLGVIQKNIVMQVDITEQAEHSKVAFTLEGLNENLEGNGSFQVEDAIDATSLIGYLDITGKGMMGSVMNSMMKTYVPETVNALTDAISEKISQTE encoded by the coding sequence ATGCCGAACAGTACAAAGGAAATAAAAGTTGCAGCAACTCCGCAACAAGTATGGAGTTTTCTCATAGATGTAGACCAGTGGGCACCACTGATCCCAGGCTATATTGAACATGAGAAGAGTAATGATCAGCAATTCAAATGGAAGTTCCGAGCAGATCTTGGTGTGATACAAAAGAATATTGTCATGCAAGTGGATATTACAGAACAAGCCGAACATTCAAAAGTAGCGTTTACTCTAGAAGGTCTGAATGAAAATCTAGAAGGGAACGGAAGCTTTCAAGTAGAAGATGCAATAGATGCAACAAGTCTCATAGGTTATCTGGATATTACAGGTAAAGGGATGATGGGATCTGTTATGAATTCCATGATGAAAACGTATGTACCGGAAACAGTAAATGCGTTGACCGACGCAATTAGTGAAAAAATTAGCCAGACAGAATAA